In Paramormyrops kingsleyae isolate MSU_618 chromosome 11, PKINGS_0.4, whole genome shotgun sequence, the genomic window AATCACCAGGCAATAATCAACAGGCACTGAGCAGTTCAGGTGCTGAAAATTACATACTGGTCAATCACCAGAAAGTAACCAGACCGAATTGTTTCTTGGAATACGTTTACAAACGTTGAACAGGCGTTTGCTTTGCTTTTTGACTTATCATTGGGCCACACCCCACTGTCGGAATCCTCCCAGAATGATGATGGAGGATCACCTCAGCAAGAGCTCCATGCTGCCCTCCTCATCGCCTAGTGAGTCCTCAGGGAGCAGCAGCACAGAGGACGGCCATGGAGGTAAGAACCCCCAGGGGGCGCTATTTCCCATCCAAAATCTTTTATGAATGAAAAGTTATATAGTTAAAACTAGCTAGCCTAACTAGCTCACTGTTTCTAACCAAAAATTCAAGGTTGGCTGAAAACATAGTgtagaaaaaaatcataaatgtCACTGAAGAAATGATGACAAGATTGTTTTTTTGGTCAAACAGTAAAATAATTAAAGGTATttacattttgaaatgtaaatgtactgtttaatgtaattaaacagtAAAGGCAATACAAATATGATTATTATAGGTGGTTATAGAGGGAAAAACATACCAACATAATATGATATAATATGACTGAACAACGACAAGATTAGTCATATTTATCTACAACACACCTAAAGTCAATGTACTTTCAAAAGTCAAAATAAAGGGTGTATTATATAGTACGCGGGCAGTAGATTAGCACAGTCTCACACAGAATCATCCGGCTTTTAAAAGCCGTTTATTCCCGACGGGACGCCAAAGGCAGCCAGCAGCTCAGAGTTGCATGGGCCATGGGCTCAGATTGCAGCCTATGGCAGCGCATCCGTGGTTCAGCACAACTTAACCAGCTTAAGAAGCCTCCGGCTCACCATGCGCCGGCGTCTCTGTGCCCCTGACAGCGAAGAGCCCGGCGCCCGGCAAAGCCCTGAGCCCCGCGTTGCTCTGCAAGGTGTGCGGAGACACCAGCAGCGGGAAGCACTACGGCATCTACGCCTGCAACGGCTGCAGCGGCTTCTTCAAGCGCAGCGTCAGGCGGCGGCTCATCTACAGGTGCCAGGCCGGCACGGGTATGTGCCCTGTGGACAAGGCCCACCGTAACCAGTGCCAGGCCTGCCGCCTGAAGAAGTGCCTGCAGGCGGGCATGAACAAGGATGGTAAGTGCCAGTGTGAGTGCCGGGAGTGTGAGAGTGCCATGCTTACATTCCTGAAGGGCAGGATAACATTATTGAACAGAGGGATGTGTGTAATAATATTAATACCACATGCTGCACATTTGAGGAAGATCAGAACAGGCCAGAATTTAGGTAACAGATCTGTCTAAATGGCAACAAGCCCTCAGAGAGGAGGAAAGTGCTCATCTGCTCAGCGTAAGCTTCCAAAGCCGCCCACGCAGAGCTCCTGCATATTGCACGATGGAGACGCATGCATGCGACCCGATCCTGCCTCCCACAGCGGTGCAGAATGAGCGGCAGCCGCGCAGCACCGCCCAGGTGCGGCTGGATGCTGTGGATGCAGACGCAGCGGAGAAGGAGCACCTGGCCACCACGCGGGAGCCCACGTCCTCGTCCTCATCCTCGTCCTCGTGCTCAGTCATCACGCGGCCGCACATCAGCTCCTCGCTCAGCTCGGCGACGGTGGCGGTGGTGCAGCACTGTTCCAGCCCGCAGAATAACCACCGCTTCATGGCCAGCCTGATGACGGCGGAGACCTGCGCCAAGCTGGAGCCGGAAGATGGTGAGGGCGGAGCGGGGGGGTCTCGTGTGACATCATCATCAGTGTGGGAAGCATCCAGCCCTCTCCTTGCTTATGGTCTCCAGCATTCCACTCTGGTTTTTTCAAAAGAATTCAAGAATTCAATAAATTGTAATTTATACAAGTGCAATGAAATGCGTGTATGAATATTTCCCTGAAGATTTAAACAGAAAGAAATAGTAATACAGAAAcagaaagaaataataataacagaatAGTGAACAATAACATGCAATATGTACAATATGTGCTGTATTTACAATACCATACATGTCGTTCTACATGGTGCTCAGGTTTAAAGTGGCAGTGATGAATAAATCACAGTGGTGACTGAGTTTACAGTGCAAGTCTGTCTAAATGGTCCCCCCTGCAGTGGATGAGAACATCGACGTGACGAGCAATGAGCCAGAGAGGTCCTCCACTGAGTACCACGTGTCGCTGTACCCTCCCAGCAGCCCCGAGAGCGTTTATGAAACCTCAGCCCGCTTGCTTTTTATGTCCGTCAAATGGGCTAAGAATCTGCCGGTGTTCTCCAACCTGCCTTTCAGAGACCAGGTGAGCCCTCAGAGGTCCCTGTACACCAGGGCTCTCCATGTGCAGCTTTAGCACTGAAGAAGTCCACACATGTATGTCTATTCAGGCCATTCTTGCTTAAATGTTGGATAAATGATCAAATTAGTGTACTGAAAAAGCATCTTTCAATTAATTTCGGAAATTATTGTAAAGTTGGTGTACCAGGGAAGATGTTTGGCAAGCACCCAGCACACTCCCTCTAAGATATGGATATGGTACTTGTGATTGGTGCTCCATGTGTCACTGACTCCTCCCATTGTGTCACTGACCCCGCCCCTGTAACTGACTCCTCCCATTGTGTCACTGACCCTGTCCTTTATGTCACTGACCACACCCCTTGTGTCACTGACCCCGCCCCCTGTCACTGACTCCTCCCATTGTGTCACTGACCCCGCCCCCGTCACTGACTCCTCCCATTGTGTCACTGACCCCGCCCCCGTCACTGACTCCTCCCATTGTGTCACTGACCCTGTCCTTTATGTCACTGACCACACCCCTTGTGTCACTGACCCCGCCCCCTGTCACTGACTCCTCCCATTGTGTCACTGACCCCGCCCCCGTCACTGACTGCTCCCATTGTGTCACTGACCCTGTCCTTTATGTCACTGACCACACCCCTTGTGTCACTGACCCCGCCCCCTGTCACTGACTCCTCCCATTGTGTCACTGACCCCGCCCCCGTCACTGACTCTCCCATTGTGTCACTGACCCTGTCCTTTATGTCACTGACCACACCCCTTGTGTCACTGACCCCGCCCCCGTCACTGACTGCTCCCATTGTGTCACTGACCCTGTCCTTTATGTCACTGACCACACCCCTTGTGTCACTGACCCCGCCCCCTGTCACTGACTCCTCCCATTGTGTCACTGACCCTGCCCCCGTCACTGACTCTCCCATTGTGTCACTGACCCTGTCCTTTATGTCACTGACCACACCCCTTGTGTCACTGACTCCTCCCATTGTGTCACTGACCCTGTCCTTTATGTCACTGACCACACCCCTTGTGTCACTGACCCCGCCCCCGTCACTGACTCCTCCCATTGTGTCACTGACCCCGCCCTTTGTATCATCAGGTGATCCTCCTGGAGGAGGCATGGAGTGAGCTCTTCCTGCTCTGCGCCGTCCAGTGGTCCCTGCCCCTGGACAGCTGTCCCCTGCTCTCGCTGCCGGACCTCTCGCCACCCCCGCAGAGCAAAGCCAGCCTCTCAGGAGCTGACCTGCGTGTGCTGCAGGAGGTGTTCAGCCGCTTTAAGGCCCTTGCTGTGGACCCCACTGAGTTTGCCTGCCTCAAGGCCGTCGTCCTCTTCAAGCCCGGTCAGCTATGATTGATGCTCATTCTTTTACTGTCACTGTACCGGAGACCTGAAGCAGGCTGTCTATCTTTGTCTGGGATGTTAACCACTTTCTTTCTCTGATACGTTGGGCTGCTTGCAGAGACCAGGGGTTTGAAGGACCCCGAGCAGGTGGAGAACCTGCAGGACCAGTCTCAGGTGATGCTGGGCCAGCACAGCCGGACGCATTACTCAGGCCAGCCTTCCAGGTAAGAGTGCAATGCTGTCATTAAGAATATTCACCATTTATTATGCTTTACATTATTTACAACAGGGTTTCCCAGCCcgatcctcagggacccccagacagtccatgtatttgctcagggagctgggagagagcaaaaacgtggactgtctgggggtccctgaggatcgGGCTGAGAAACCCTGATCTACAGCACTGTGATGTGGCACTGCCGTTATTCTTACCTGTTCATCAATGCAACACCCTTCAGGTTTGGGAAGCTGCTCCTGCTACTCCCCTCCCTGCGTTTCGTGACCTCCGAGCGGATCGAGCTGCTCTTCTTCCATAGGACCATCGGAAACACCCCCATGGAGAAGTTGCTCTGTGACATGTTCAAAAACTAAGTGGCCACTAGAGGTCGCCCTGACGCCGGCCAGGCAGACGCTGTAGGCGTGCTTTGCTGTGCTTTTGCGGCAGCGCTCTGCAGATTTATATTACTCGTATATCTGCGTTGGGATGACAAGATTTAAATATACACAGATTGTCCCAGTGGTGGGCGTTCCGCGACCGCGGTAACTATCACTGGACATTGCAGGAATGTGAAGGTTGTCGTTAGTGTTTCCACCTGCTGATAAACATAACCCTATACTAACTGTACAGCTGCAGCAGACTCATCTATAGGCAATATTATTCCGATGGCTCATGGCAATACACATTCCTCATTAATTTGTTTCTTTAGTTCTGTGTCATTCCCCATAATCTGCGAGCTAAATACTAATCTCTGTTTATGATGCAATTTTATGGTTCAATACTTTTACGTTTTCAGACCAGTTTTAAAGAGAAACAACTGTATATACGCTATATTTAATTGTCAATCTTCCAATGCAATACATACGCCCGATGGACACCACACGACTTATTTTCTATCAAAATGGTTATGAGTGATAAACATAAGaagcattttaataaaatattataagcACTTCCCAAAggttcatttttaatttcagtCTGACTCTAACTTACCAGCTTCAGCAACAAGCCACGTCATTTAGGACGCACAGTATATCAGAATATTTGTAAACAAGCAGACTGGAGTGCAGTATGGTATTGAATCTCCCACATTTTATCCTCCAGCCTGGCTTTTCCCTACAGTAAATACAAAACAGTGACTTGTACATGCAGAATCAGTCTTAAGTTTGGAAACGCCAAGCTGCCTACAAAGGAGCCCgatagtgtcacatcacattacctggccacctgacctaaacacagtagaatgGTTTTGGAGGAATTTGACCAGAGAGTGGAAAAGAAGCCATTGAGGGTTCAGCATATGTGGgg contains:
- the LOC111847538 gene encoding photoreceptor-specific nuclear receptor, giving the protein MMMEDHLSKSSMLPSSSPSESSGSSSTEDGHGAKSPAPGKALSPALLCKVCGDTSSGKHYGIYACNGCSGFFKRSVRRRLIYRCQAGTGMCPVDKAHRNQCQACRLKKCLQAGMNKDAVQNERQPRSTAQVRLDAVDADAAEKEHLATTREPTSSSSSSSSCSVITRPHISSSLSSATVAVVQHCSSPQNNHRFMASLMTAETCAKLEPEDVDENIDVTSNEPERSSTEYHVSLYPPSSPESVYETSARLLFMSVKWAKNLPVFSNLPFRDQVILLEEAWSELFLLCAVQWSLPLDSCPLLSLPDLSPPPQSKASLSGADLRVLQEVFSRFKALAVDPTEFACLKAVVLFKPETRGLKDPEQVENLQDQSQVMLGQHSRTHYSGQPSRFGKLLLLLPSLRFVTSERIELLFFHRTIGNTPMEKLLCDMFKN